Sequence from the Nocardioides exalbidus genome:
GCCCAGGTGTGGGCGGACGCGGCGCCGCTCACGACCACCGCGGTCGCGGCGAGGGCGCGGGCCAGGGCATGCGGCGCACGCGCCTGCACCACCTCGGCCTCGAACGTCACGCGCACATGGTCCCAGACGGGGTCCATGTGCGCGCGAGGCGTCCGGTCGGGCTACCAGCCGCGCGAGCCCCTCGGGCGCCGGTAGTCGGCCGGGCCGTGGCCCATCGGGCCGCCGTGTCCCGTCCGGGCCGGTGCGCACGCCGTCCGGCGACGACCCATGAAGAACATCAGCGGGAACACCAGCACCCAGAACGGCGCGTCGGTCAGCACGCTGAGCACGATCAGGACCGCCAGGACGGGCATCAGCGGGAACCGGGAGCCGCGCCCGCGGCCCCGCTGCACCGCACGGGCCGGCGGCTGCGGCGCCTGCGGGCGCGGCATGTCGCTGAAGAGCACCGCCAGGTCGGCGCGGGTGCGCGCCGTCCAGATCGCGTCGAGCCGCTCGTCGTACTCCTCGTGGTCGAGGCGTCCGTCGGCGTAGTGGCCGGCGAGGTCGGCCATCGCGCGCTCGCGGTCGGCGTCGGAGATGCGCAGGCGCGGGTCGGGCTGGCTCATCGCTCGACCTCGGTGTCTCCGTCACGGCCGTCGGCGAGGATGCCGTAGAGGCGGCGGCGGGTCTCGACGAGGACGTCGAGCGCGGCCCGCTTCTGGGGCTCCGACCCCTGGGTGGCGAGCTGCCACACCGCGCTGCCGACCTGGGCGATCTCGCTCTTGATGTCGGCGTGGCCGGACGGCTGGTCGGCCGGGGCCTCCGCGCGGGCGAAGGGCGCCCACACCGAGGCCAGCTCGTCGGTGTTGTCCTCGGCCCAGGCGACACCGGTGTCGGTGAGCCGGATGGTGCGGCGGCCGCGCTCGTCGTCGGACTCGACCAGGCCCTCGTCTTGCAGCTG
This genomic interval carries:
- a CDS encoding DUF1707 SHOCT-like domain-containing protein, with the translated sequence MSQPDPRLRISDADRERAMADLAGHYADGRLDHEEYDERLDAIWTARTRADLAVLFSDMPRPQAPQPPARAVQRGRGRGSRFPLMPVLAVLIVLSVLTDAPFWVLVFPLMFFMGRRRTACAPARTGHGGPMGHGPADYRRPRGSRGW